From the genome of Diabrotica virgifera virgifera chromosome 8, PGI_DIABVI_V3a:
tagatttgtcaggattcgaaaaaaatgaatacatttaaatatcaattggaccaagattttgcgcctactctcTTAATTGCTGTTTTTTTCCTCTCTCAatgttttgcttttataaatccCTTAGTTAGAAAATcccaaaaatttaaatatgccAGATAAAAGCTAATGTAGTGCACATTTTCCAAAAAACAGTTACAGATTATCTTAAGAAGTCTAGAACTGAACTAATTAATTTATCATTAAGTAGGAAGGTTTCATTAAAGAGTCTTGAGTAAAAAAATTGAATAGCAATAGAAGGTGTGGGCACAAAGGAATGTCAATTTATTCATTCGTAAAATAATAGAACACAATGCAGTAAAATAcgtgtattaaaaaaaaaaacaaatcatgTACTTTATTTAATCTATAATTGTTCAGTTTTATTCTTGGCTCGTTCTGTGCACCTTCGCAACCATTTTGCCATGTCATTTTCAATTTCCTTCCATGTTGCTGCTTTAAATTGTTGCTGGGCTGCTTCTgaaaataaagcaaaacaaaaCTTATTGATTGGTCTTATTGATAAGTCTTCAAATTGTTAGGAAAGGGGTATGGCAAATAGATCTGTGGATTGCTTGGATAGGTAACTAACAACTCATGGTTCCTAAAAAGTCAATCAACAGATACAGCAAGAATTGATGCAACAAACAAGCAGCTGCTCAATTTTTGACCCTTTTAAAGTGATCGACGTTATTTATTCAAGATTTATGTTTGCCATAACTACTACCTACAATAAAACTACCTActattataaaatttatttaatggtCTTGCGAGCATATGATAAATTGTTAAAGCAGGTATGGCTATTTAGTCACTGGTGTCAACTTAGTTGTATACCTTAATGCAAtgtaaaacacactggaaaattACTCTGATATTGCAGTCCATCCTTGAAATacttttttattatgtattttacaagtatgtattttgcaattattcATACAAACTCACAAACCAATACACAAATTATTACCTACGTGTATAAAATACATACCTACTGATGCAACTGAACAAAAGATTATATGATCCCTACAGTTAATAATAAAGATACTGTAGTACAAAAATATACTTACTCCCTAATAACTCTGCCAACTTCAGAGCCTTGAAGCTCTTTTTTGATTTTCTGCCCAAGAAGCTGTATTCTGCTCCTGCAAATCTGTCAGCAATTAACAGTCCTGTTGCACGGAATAGAAAATCGTAGACATCCTTGCCTCCAATTTTGTACAGAGCCATTACCTAGAACAAAAAACAATATGAAAATGTCTGATTgtttttgaataaaagttacacCCTTACATTGATAAGaattcaaataaattttataactTACACTTTTTTTCATATTGTCTTCATCCGATAGGTATGTTTCAAATTCTTCTAACTCTTGTTCATTGCCTACAGGTAAGTATTCTAGTTCTGTCAATAGAGACGAAGCATGCCCGTGGACCTGCAATGTATTGTCTTCATCCCTTTTGTCAAGCCTCTTTTTTAAATCACTTACGTCACTTACAATATCTTGCATCATACTTTGTAAGATGTTTTgctttttaagcaacttttttaaatgttccaGAATTATATGATTTGTAGTAGTAtctaaaaaataatcaagatgTATATTAAACACAGAGACCTAATTTTTGAAGACAAACCATTGTCAGACGTATCTTTGTTTGTACTGCAAAAAACGGCTGGCGAAGATGAATTGGCACCCCTGCTTGGTGATTGTGTACTCTGAATATTGCCTGAAAATAACAGCAcatattacaaaaaaatgtaaaCCGCCGTATAATAAATAAAAGCCCACTTTTACTCCTGTAAAAAcagaaatgttaattaaaaatgtaaaaataaagtATAACTGACAGCAAAGGCAACTTAAAAAAAGATTCGCTTGTATCTAGTAAAACATTAATATTTTACCTGTGCTACCAAATAATGTATTTCTAGATACACTTCTAGGTGTATCTTCAATTCTGCTGGTACTTGCACCAGCACGTTGCAAGTCACTCATTTTAGGTTTTTTTAATGCAGGAGGCTCTGGAAAATCGTCtgcttcttcatcttcttcaaAAGACGAATACGGTTCAAAACGTTTTTTGAAAATCTTTCTTCTATTTAAGCCCCTCTCTAGGCAACTTTGCGAATCTGACTCGAGATCTGACTTTTGGGTGGCATAAAATACTTTCTTTTTGGCTTCTTGAAAACTACCTAcgattataaaataattttaataagttCATAACATTTTTGAGCAATCAAAACTTACCAGCAACATTGTTTTTGAGGTGCTCAAATTTAAATAAAGACAAACTTTTTTCCGGGCTGCTGCAACATTCAATTGCCTCTCTAATAACATTTTTGGGGAAGGGTGGCCAGTAGCAAAGATTGTTATGCAACCAAGAAGTGGGCACTGCTTCCACAGCATCATTTTCGTCTGGAAATTTGACTACAGTCCAGGTGTTTTCCATTTTATGCCAAGACTACGAAAACTAATTTCCAGACTGTactagaaaaccatttgcttgcaatgataaaaaaatcaattttatatgaaaGTTACGATCCACAGATTGAACCTCTTTAGCCAAAAAAGTGCAAACTCCAGTTTCAAATCAGTGATTCAAACATTTAAGTGATGGCAACTtgcaaaaaatacatcaattatTTATATCTTCAATATTAATATGTGTTAATtgtttttatcgccaaccgtcactaaagtcattcattattgtactcatttgcggcagtaaagtaacactttattgtactgaaagaagaattttactttacctgtcgcgattaatcgagattgaatgtaagtggtcgatgagagtaatcgattatttatttgagttctTACAATTTGTTTaccttaattattaaaaatattgtaccaAATTAACGACATTgctaattaaatttatgtcaaaaagtgaaattctgtagtattttgtaattacaTATAATCATATTTATACAATACATCAAAACTTTACCGacttagtaattattcaatattgataactatcgattaaaaatcaaaggcggccatcatgcaaaagacatctgtcatgaaattattatgacgtctaaaatttaaaaagttcttaattattgtaaattgcaagtaagtgttaaaaccaatatcaaattgttagtgataaaattttgtatgtaccacgtcagtaaagactctttatcgaactcttctgttattcgcctcgctagCTACACTCgatctgctcataatatcagac
Proteins encoded in this window:
- the LOC114337232 gene encoding uncharacterized protein LOC114337232: MMQDIVSDVSDLKKRLDKRDEDNTLQVHGHASSLLTELEYLPVGNEQELEEFETYLSDEDNMKKSVMALYKIGGKDVYDFLFRATGLLIADRFAGAEYSFLGRKSKKSFKALKLAELLGKAAQQQFKAATWKEIENDMAKWLRRCTERAKNKTEQL
- the LOC126890672 gene encoding uncharacterized protein LOC126890672, coding for MENTWTVVKFPDENDAVEAVPTSWLHNNLCYWPPFPKNVIREAIECCSSPEKSLSLFKFEHLKNNVAGSFQEAKKKVFYATQKSDLESDSQSCLERGLNRRKIFKKRFEPYSSFEEDEEADDFPEPPALKKPKMSDLQRAGASTSRIEDTPRSVSRNTLFGSTGKILMFY